One part of the Gadus macrocephalus chromosome 8, ASM3116895v1 genome encodes these proteins:
- the LOC132462552 gene encoding uncharacterized protein LOC132462552, protein MERTFQQKQLAEAVKKEGSKIKGPSGTLDVYTLPLKTQSMKIEGCKCFIFGKENRGKKNRTIMVLGATGAGKSTLINRMINYILGVTWDNKFRFKLVDEGTAKSQAHSQTSEVTVYKLNHREGFQINYSLTIVDTPGFGDTRGIDRDGLIMSQLEHLFSAKSGISEIDAICFVAQASLARLTTTQKYVFDSVLRIFGKDVAENIQILVTFADNTIPLVLGAIKEFGVPCPKTKKGLPIHFKFNNSDKIIPGANNKDESNDEDDDDDDDDDDDDDDDDVEEGFDKKRWDMGTKNMKKFFSALNVIKTKSLTLTKEVLRQRAQLEISIENIQMKVKLALTKLEEVNQESQILKTHKSAIKENGKFDYEVSVTRPVKVQADESSLNCEKCDVTCHKSCGVILGATYFCEVFTWGGSCKECKGECGVTEHVLEAFYWDSETVNEKRTYEGLKKKYEKASKKAMSIEDIIKQMKLEYRQLEEEVVRLMECSAQCLTTLKEIALRPDPISTPEYIDMLIEGEKSEAKPGYLKRINKLQDLKKKAITIGEVASGATVDSILRPDSPVVSANPPENK, encoded by the coding sequence ATGGAAAGAACATTTCAGCAGAAGCAGTTGGCAGAAGCTGTCAAGAAAGAAGGCAGTAAGATTAAAGGACCTTCAGGTACTCTGGACGTTTACACTCTTCCTCTGAAAACCCAGTCCATGAAGATAGAGGGATGCAAATGCTTCATATTTGGAAAAGAAAACCGTGGTAAAAAGAACCGCACCATCATGGTTCTAGGAGCCACGGGGGCGGGCAAGTCCACCCTGATCAACAGGATGATCAACTACATCCTTGGGGTCACATGGGACAATAAATTTAGATTCAAGTTGGTAGACGAAGGCACGGCCAAGTCTCAGGCTCACAGCCAGACCTCTGAAGTCACCGTGTACAAGCTCAACCACCGAGAGGGCTTCCAGATCAACTACTCCCTGACTATTGTGGACACGCCGGGTTTCGGAGACACGAGAGGCATAGATAGAGATGGGTTGATTATGAGTCAGCTAGAACATTTATTCTCGGCTAAAAGTGGAATCAGCGAGATTGATGCCATTTGCTTCGTGGCCCAAGCGTCTCTAGCTCGGCTTACAACGACACAGAAGTACGTCTTTGATTCGGTGCTCCGCATATTTGGCAAAGATGTGGCAGAGAACATCCAGATTCTGGTGACATTTGCAGATAACACAATACCTCTGGTTCTCGGGGCGATCAAAGAGTTTGGGGTCCCATGTCCTAAAACTAAAAAAGGTTTACCAATTCACTTCAAGTTCAATAACTCTGACAAAATAATACCTGGTGCAAACAACAAAGATGAGAgcaatgatgaggatgatgatgatgatgatgatgatgatgatgatgatgatgatgatgatgttgaagaaGGCTTTGATAAAAAGCGTTGGGACATGGGAACCAAAAACATGAAGAAATTCTTTTCTGCTCTAAACGTCATTAAGACCAAGAGCTTGACCTTAACCAAGGAGGTGCTCAGACAGAGAGCTCAGCTGGAGATCTCCATTGAGAATATCCAGATGAAGGTGAAATTGGCCTTAACTAAACTTGAGGAGGTTAATCAAGAATCTCAAATTCTCAAAACACACAAATCAGCGATCAAAGAAAATGGGAAATTTGATTATGAGGTCAGCGTCACAAGGCCTGTTAAAGTTCAAGCCGATGAATCCTCATTGAACTGTGAGAAATGTGATGTAACTTGCCACAAATCCTGCGGGGTAATACTTGGTGCCACTTATTTTTGTGAGGTCTTTACCTGGGGGGGTTCCTGCAAAGAATGCAAAGGCGAGTGCGGTGTGACGGAGCATGTCCTCGAGGCTTTCTACTGGGATTCCGAGACGGTGAACGAGAAACGAACCTATGAGGGGCTGAAAAAAAAGTATGAGAAAGCCTCTAAGAAAGCCATGTCCATTGAGGACATCATCAAACAGATGAAGCTGGAGTACCGCCAACTAGAGGAAGAGGTGGTCAGGCTGATGGAGTGCTCAGCCCAGTGTCTCACCACCCTGAAGGAGATCGCTCTGAGGCCCGATCCAATCTCAACACCTGAATACATCGACATGctgatagagggagagaagtcagaggccaagcctggctACCTGAAGCGCATCAATAAACTCCAGGATCTGAAGAAAAAGGCCATTACCATTGGGGAGGTTGCTAGTGGGGCCACAGTAGACTCAATTTTGCGGCCGGACAGTCCAGTGGTTAGCGCAAACCCCCCggaaaataagtaa